ACGCAGAGTTCGGCCGCATTTTCCTGCGTCAGCACAGGCTCCGGCGGCTCTGGTACGTCTTGCGCGGGCGGCGCGGCGTCAGACCACATCGGCGGCAGCAACAGCGCCGTCACGATGCCGAGCGCGGCAAGCGGGATCAGCCACAGGACAATCGTGCGTTTCCGCCGGCGGCCGTCACGTTCGGGAAGCTTTGGAGGAATAGTCATTTCCGGACCGATAGCGGCCGGGTACTGGCCACGCCCCGTCTGTCGCGGCCAGCTCGCTTTTTGTTCAAGCCTTTTTGTTCAAGCCATGGCGTTTTCAAGCGAAGCAAGCCCTCGGACTTGATCCGTGGGTGGAAGCCGGTTCGTGCCAGGAAATCCCGCCAAAACGGAAGAATAGAACTCGATTCTGATGCAATTGGAATCGGGCGCTATGGCAGCGCCGGCACGGTTCGCAGATAGGCGACGATATCGGCCAGATCGGAGCTTTTGAGACTGGCATAGTAACCATAGGCCATCGGCGGCTTCAGCGGTCGTCCGTCGCGCGCCACGCCATGGGTGACGGCGTGGCCGATTTCCGTATCGGTCCAGCCGCCGATGCCGGAGGTTGGATGCGCGGTGATGTTGGGGACGATGGTTGCCGGCGTTCCCTCCGGCGATCCGTCGCGCGGCGGGAACAGGCGGCCACCGCCGCCGAGACCGCCTCTGAAATCGGATACGCCGCGCGACCATGCCGAGTGGCATTCCATGCAATGGCCGATGGTGACGAGATAGGCCCCACGCTTCACGGGATCGGCCAGGTCAGCCTTGCTGAATCCGGCATCGGCGTCGGGATAGGCATCGCGGCGCACCGGGGCCTTGTAGACGGGATCGGAAACCCGGTTCCTGATTGCCTTGACGCTGCGCAGATAGGCGACGACGGCGTCGAGATCGTCCGGCAGCAGGGCCTTGTAGAAATTCGCCGGCATGATTGCCGCCAGCGGCACGCCGGCGAGGTGGCCATGATCGGGTCGCATTCCCTCGATCAGCGCGCGCTTGATTTCGGCGTCGCTCCAGCTTCCGATTCCGGTCTCGGTGTCCTGGGTGATGTTCGGCGCGGTGGCGATGAAGGGCGGGGTGTTGAAGGTGAGGCCGCCGGACAGGGCTAGCGCTTCGATCGGCTTGCCGTCGGCGTCGCGCGGCGTGTGGCAGTTGCCGCAGGCCATGATCGACTTGACGAGATAGGCGCCGCGTTCGGCCGGCGTTTCCGCGTAGGCGCCATTCGAGGCCGCCAGCAGCCAGGCGGCGGCCACGATACCTGTTCGAAACATGATGCTCCTCCAGCCCACCGTAGCGTTTTCGAGCGAGGTGGGTGCCGGCTCGCCTCAAGAAAACGCGTCAAAACAAAAAACTGGCGCCGATAAGGCGGCAGGCGATCTATTGCAGGCGAATCGAAGCCGGGCAACTCGTGTTCAAATTCAGGCAGGGCCGGACTAACTGGATTGTGAAGGACTGATGATATCAACCCTTTGCGCGGGCGCTTTTGCATGTCACGATTGCCAGTATTCGACGGGAGGGCAGCGATGCGCTGGTATGTCTCGATCGGGGCCGTGCTTGTGGCAGGTGTGCTCGCCGGCGGCGACGTCGCGGGTGTCGCCGCGCCCGGCCCAAACAACCAACTCCGCAACCTCTCGAGTCCTGCGTCCGTGAGCGCCGCGCCAGTGAGCCCCGAGTCAGGCCGTCGATCGGCCGACAAGGAAGCCACGCCGTCGGTCGATATCGAATTGATTCTCGCCGTCGACGTCTCCTATTCGATGGACATGGACGAACTCGCGATCCAGCGCGAGGGCTACGCCCAGGCAATCGTCTCCAAGGAGTTTCTGCAGGCGCTGAAGAGCGGCCCGAACGGCAAGATCGCAGTGACCTATTTCGAGTGGGCTGCCTCCAGCGACCAGAAGATCATCATCCCGTGGCGGGTGATCGACGGCCCCGAAACCGCCGATGCCGTCGCCAACGAAATCATGAAGACCCCGATCCGGCGGGCATCGCGCACCTCGATATCCGGCGCGATCAATTTCGCGATGCCGCTGTTCGACGAGAACCCGCATCGCGGCCTGCGCCGCGTGATCGATATTTCCGGCGATGGCCCGAACAATAACGGCGGACCCGTCGTCGCCGCCCGCGATGCCGCGCTCGAAAAGGGCATCGTCATCAACGGCCTGCCGATCATGGTCAAGGAGCCGTCCTACTCGACGATGGATATCGACAACCTCGATTTCTACTACGAGGATTGCGTCATCGGCGGCCCCGGCGCGTTCGTGGTAGCGATCAAGGACCGCGAAAAATTCAAGGAAGCGATCCGCACCAAGCTGCTGCTCGAGGTTGCCGGTCGCACCCCGGAACGCCCGGTCGTCCCCGCCGCCGCCACAGCCAAGGAGCCGCGCGTCAGCTGCCTGATCGGCGAGAAGATCTGGCAGGACCGATGGGGGCGGTAATTTAGCTGCGTAGCAACCATTAACTCCTCATGGTGAGGAGGCGCGTAGCGCCGTCTCGAACCATGTGGCCCGTGGCCATCCTTCGAGATGCCGCTTCGCGGCTCCTCAGGATGAGGACCGGGTGGGCAAAGGCGCACTTCCCACCCTACGAGTTTCACCGCCTGAATCTTGCCACCAATTCCACATGCGGCGTGTAGCGAAACTGATCCACCGGCGTGACGCCGTCGATCTTGTAGCCGCCGTCGATCAGGATTTTGGCGTCGCGCGCAAAGGTCGCGACATTGCAGGACACCGCGACCACCGTCGGGACCTTGCTGGCGGCGAGCTGGGTCGCAACCGCCTGCGCGCCCTGCCGGGGCGGGTCGAATACAACAGTGTCGTAGTCGCGCAGCTCTTGCGGCACCAGCGGCCGCCGGAACAGGTCGCGCATCTCGGCCTTGAGCGGTTTCAACCCCGACGTCGATGTCGCCGCTTTCTGCAGCGCTGCGATCGAGCTAGCGTCGTTGTCGAACGCCGCCACCCGTGATTTCGCGGCCAGCCGCAGCGCAAACGGGCCGACGCCGCAGAAGAGGTCGGCGATGTGCTTGGCGCGCTTGCAATGATCGGCGACCAGCGCGGCCAGGGTTTCCTCGCCGGCCGCGGTGGCCTGCAGGAACGATCCCGGCGGCAGCGCGACCTGTGCGGCGCCGATCGGGATCACCGGCGGCGTTCGCATCAAGACCAGTTCGCCATGGCGCGTCAGCCGCGCCAGCCGGTGTTGCTTGGCGATCTCGGAAAGGGTGGCGATCAACTTGGTCGACACCGGCCCGGAGC
The Bradyrhizobium sp. KBS0727 genome window above contains:
- a CDS encoding c-type cytochrome — its product is MFRTGIVAAAWLLAASNGAYAETPAERGAYLVKSIMACGNCHTPRDADGKPIEALALSGGLTFNTPPFIATAPNITQDTETGIGSWSDAEIKRALIEGMRPDHGHLAGVPLAAIMPANFYKALLPDDLDAVVAYLRSVKAIRNRVSDPVYKAPVRRDAYPDADAGFSKADLADPVKRGAYLVTIGHCMECHSAWSRGVSDFRGGLGGGGRLFPPRDGSPEGTPATIVPNITAHPTSGIGGWTDTEIGHAVTHGVARDGRPLKPPMAYGYYASLKSSDLADIVAYLRTVPALP
- a CDS encoding DUF1194 domain-containing protein, with protein sequence MRWYVSIGAVLVAGVLAGGDVAGVAAPGPNNQLRNLSSPASVSAAPVSPESGRRSADKEATPSVDIELILAVDVSYSMDMDELAIQREGYAQAIVSKEFLQALKSGPNGKIAVTYFEWAASSDQKIIIPWRVIDGPETADAVANEIMKTPIRRASRTSISGAINFAMPLFDENPHRGLRRVIDISGDGPNNNGGPVVAARDAALEKGIVINGLPIMVKEPSYSTMDIDNLDFYYEDCVIGGPGAFVVAIKDREKFKEAIRTKLLLEVAGRTPERPVVPAAATAKEPRVSCLIGEKIWQDRWGR
- a CDS encoding class I SAM-dependent RNA methyltransferase, with amino-acid sequence MADTERLVIDHVGHRGDGVTARGGESVYVPYTLGGETVEVAPVPGHHPDRRQLIAVERPSPERVTPFCPHFGVCGGCAIQHWETAPYRAWKRDIVVTTLAQSGIACEVAPLVDAHGAGRRRITLHARMGTHDVLKVGFAAASSHDIIPIDRCPILDPHLDGAIEAAWAIAEPLIGVGKPLDIQVTATASGLDVDVRGSGPVSTKLIATLSEIAKQHRLARLTRHGELVLMRTPPVIPIGAAQVALPPGSFLQATAAGEETLAALVADHCKRAKHIADLFCGVGPFALRLAAKSRVAAFDNDASSIAALQKAATSTSGLKPLKAEMRDLFRRPLVPQELRDYDTVVFDPPRQGAQAVATQLAASKVPTVVAVSCNVATFARDAKILIDGGYKIDGVTPVDQFRYTPHVELVARFRR